A genomic segment from Propionibacteriaceae bacterium ZF39 encodes:
- a CDS encoding MBL fold metallo-hydrolase codes for MLIASFPAGPLQTNCYVVAREPGAECVIIDPGMMATESVVQIVEQQDLTPVAVILTHGHIDHVFSVYDLTERFGVPAWINDADRPMLSLAFDRLGMAELTGMCRQLSGGADGLTEPADVRSLPESGTQEFAGIEFTFRHAPGHTPGCTLVEIPYAEADVPIDRIVFSGDVLFAGSIGRTDLPGGDHGTMLRTLREFVLDLPDSAAVLSGHGGQTTIGRERATNPYLQENML; via the coding sequence GTGCTGATCGCCTCCTTTCCCGCCGGACCGCTGCAGACCAACTGCTATGTCGTCGCCCGTGAACCGGGCGCCGAATGCGTGATCATCGACCCGGGGATGATGGCCACGGAGAGCGTGGTCCAGATCGTTGAGCAACAGGACCTCACGCCCGTCGCCGTGATCCTCACGCACGGTCACATCGATCACGTTTTCTCGGTGTACGACCTGACCGAGCGATTCGGCGTACCCGCCTGGATCAACGACGCGGACCGCCCCATGCTGTCGCTGGCGTTCGACCGGCTCGGGATGGCGGAACTCACCGGGATGTGCCGCCAGCTCAGCGGGGGTGCCGATGGGCTGACCGAGCCGGCGGACGTGCGGAGCCTGCCCGAATCGGGTACGCAGGAGTTCGCGGGCATCGAGTTCACGTTCCGGCATGCTCCCGGTCATACGCCGGGCTGCACGCTGGTGGAGATCCCGTACGCCGAAGCCGACGTCCCGATCGACCGAATCGTCTTCTCCGGCGATGTGCTGTTCGCCGGGAGCATCGGACGCACCGACTTGCCGGGTGGCGACCACGGGACGATGCTGCGTACGCTGCGCGAGTTCGTTCTTGACCTGCCCGACTCGGCCGCGGTGCTGTCGGGGCACGGAGGCCAGACCACCATCGGGCGCGAGCGCGCCACGAATCCCTATCTGCAGGAGAACATGCTGTGA
- the hisS gene encoding histidine--tRNA ligase, with translation MSRPKPISGYPEFLPAGRIIEQRALDILRESFELHGFGSIETRVMEPLDVLSRKGEIDKEIFTVRRLHAEEGAADEMGLHFDLTVPLARYVLENAGHLAYPFRRYQIQKVWRGERPQEGRYREFCQADIDIIGSETLAAHHDVEIPLVALEAFERLHTELGIPPVLMHVNNRKLSQGFYEGLGIDDTAAVLQRVDKFDKIGPDAVVDLLKGELGLTETVARQCVALADIQSADASFVDRVRALGVRSDLLDQGLEELATLVTTAAAAVPGRIVADLKIARGLDYYTGTVYETELVGYEKMGSVASGGRYDSLASDGKTTYPGVGYSFGVTRILVPLVTKGKLAVSRSVPTCVLVAVDSEEARPEAIATAQKLRARGIPTEVAPKADRFGKQIRYADRRGIPFVWFSSGEVKDIRSGDQLAADADAWMPPEADLTPNVGPA, from the coding sequence GTGAGCCGTCCGAAGCCGATCTCGGGCTATCCGGAGTTCCTGCCCGCCGGGCGGATCATCGAACAACGCGCGCTGGACATCCTGCGCGAGTCGTTCGAGCTCCACGGTTTCGGCTCGATCGAAACGCGTGTCATGGAGCCCCTCGACGTGCTTTCGCGGAAGGGGGAGATCGACAAGGAGATCTTCACCGTACGCCGGCTGCACGCCGAGGAGGGTGCCGCCGATGAGATGGGGCTCCACTTCGACCTCACCGTGCCGCTCGCGCGCTATGTGCTGGAGAACGCCGGCCACCTGGCGTACCCGTTCCGCCGCTATCAGATCCAGAAGGTCTGGCGTGGGGAGCGGCCGCAGGAGGGGCGCTATCGAGAGTTCTGCCAGGCCGATATCGACATCATCGGTTCCGAGACCCTGGCGGCCCACCACGATGTGGAGATCCCGCTGGTCGCGCTCGAGGCGTTCGAGAGACTGCACACCGAGCTGGGCATTCCGCCCGTGCTCATGCACGTCAACAACCGCAAGCTGTCGCAGGGCTTCTATGAGGGTCTCGGCATCGATGACACCGCCGCCGTGCTGCAGCGCGTCGACAAGTTCGACAAGATCGGCCCCGATGCGGTGGTCGACCTGTTGAAGGGTGAGCTGGGGCTCACGGAGACGGTGGCCAGGCAGTGCGTCGCGCTTGCCGATATCCAGTCGGCCGATGCGTCGTTCGTGGATCGGGTGCGGGCGCTGGGCGTACGCTCCGACCTCCTCGACCAGGGCCTGGAGGAGCTCGCCACGCTGGTGACCACCGCGGCAGCTGCCGTCCCGGGCCGCATCGTCGCTGACCTGAAGATCGCGCGCGGGCTCGACTACTACACGGGCACGGTCTATGAGACCGAACTCGTGGGCTACGAGAAGATGGGCTCGGTGGCGTCGGGCGGGCGTTATGACTCCCTGGCCTCCGACGGCAAGACGACCTATCCCGGCGTCGGCTATTCGTTCGGCGTGACGCGGATCCTCGTGCCGCTGGTGACCAAGGGCAAGCTCGCGGTGTCGCGGTCGGTGCCGACCTGCGTACTCGTCGCCGTCGACTCCGAGGAAGCCCGACCCGAGGCCATCGCCACGGCGCAGAAGCTGCGGGCTCGTGGCATCCCGACCGAGGTGGCGCCCAAGGCAGACCGGTTCGGCAAGCAGATCCGGTACGCCGACCGGCGCGGCATCCCCTTCGTCTGGTTCTCCTCCGGAGAGGTCAAGGACATCCGCTCCGGGGATCAGCTCGCGGCCGATGCCGACGCCTGGATGCCGCCCGAGGCGGACCTGACACCGAACGTGGGACCGGCATGA
- a CDS encoding YcxB family protein, translating to MITDDGHLVYDVRANASRMFGHRMRHIVNPVVGIAAGFLFGAALFVVAVQGVFGVRPSIVAILVALVAVVAYLVAVGRARQRAGALGAYALTLGPDGVEVRTNGGGSAQPWSAFVRWLEDDHDVVLVSGRWREREIVVLPKSGVPEEELDLIREVLHSHIDPDDEPLEDAFVEMGWDEEPERLPRRRAE from the coding sequence ATGATCACCGACGACGGACACCTCGTCTACGACGTCCGGGCCAACGCCAGCCGGATGTTCGGCCACCGGATGCGCCACATCGTCAACCCGGTGGTCGGCATCGCGGCCGGCTTCCTGTTCGGCGCGGCGTTGTTCGTGGTCGCGGTCCAGGGCGTTTTCGGCGTACGCCCCAGCATCGTCGCCATCCTCGTCGCTCTCGTTGCTGTCGTGGCGTACCTCGTGGCCGTGGGCCGCGCGCGCCAGCGGGCAGGGGCCCTGGGGGCGTACGCCCTGACGCTCGGCCCCGACGGCGTGGAGGTCCGGACCAACGGGGGAGGATCCGCTCAGCCGTGGTCGGCGTTCGTGCGTTGGCTCGAGGATGATCACGACGTCGTTCTTGTCTCGGGACGCTGGCGTGAACGCGAGATCGTGGTGCTGCCGAAGTCGGGCGTACCCGAAGAGGAACTGGATCTCATCCGCGAAGTCCTCCACAGCCATATCGATCCCGATGACGAGCCGCTCGAGGATGCCTTCGTCGAGATGGGCTGGGACGAGGAGCCCGAGAGGCTGCCCCGCCGCCGGGCAGAGTGA
- the aspS gene encoding aspartate--tRNA ligase has product MIRTHAAGTLRSEDIGQSVTLAGWVAKRRDHGGVAFLDLRDASGVCQVVVRDEYLESAGIHDLRNEFCVKVVGVVEARSEENVNPNLPTGDIEIVIRELEVLNPAAPLPFQIDERITVGEEARLKYRYLDLRRKASGDVIRLRSQVNAAARKVLGERDFIEIETPTLTRSTPEGARDFLVPARLSPGSWYALPQSPQLFKQLLMVGGMERYYQIARCYRDEDFRADRQPEFTQLDIEMSFVDQEDVIELGEAIVSEVWKLKGVELTTPFPRITYRDAMDQYGSDKPDLRFDNKIVEVTDFFADTPFRVFQAPYVGAVVMPGGASQPRRTFDAWQEWARQRGAKGLAYVTVAEDGELGGPVAKNISETERAGLAQKVGAKPGDCIFFGAGARKSSQELLGAARLEIAKRTDMIDEEQWSFLWVVDAPLFEPTSDAVAAGDVAVGGGAWTAVHHAFTSPKPESLDTFDTDPGSALAYAYDMVCNGNEIGGGSIRIHRRDVQERVFKVMGIGEEEAQEKFGFLLDAFSFGAPPHGGIAFGWDRIVSLLAKTESIRDTIAFPKSGGGFDPLTQAPAPITPQQRKEAGVDAKPEKKGEGKDGEQEGPAKGAAVETDKGVQKP; this is encoded by the coding sequence GTGATCCGCACCCATGCCGCCGGCACCCTGCGCTCGGAAGACATCGGCCAGTCCGTCACCCTTGCTGGCTGGGTCGCCAAGCGTCGCGACCACGGAGGCGTGGCCTTCCTGGATCTGCGCGATGCCTCGGGCGTCTGCCAGGTGGTCGTCCGTGACGAATATCTCGAGTCGGCCGGTATCCACGATCTCCGCAACGAGTTCTGCGTGAAGGTCGTCGGCGTCGTCGAGGCTCGCAGCGAGGAGAACGTCAACCCCAACCTCCCGACCGGTGACATCGAGATCGTCATCCGCGAGCTGGAGGTGCTCAACCCCGCCGCGCCGCTGCCGTTCCAGATCGACGAGCGCATCACCGTGGGCGAGGAAGCCCGCCTGAAATATCGCTATCTCGACCTGCGCCGCAAGGCCTCCGGCGATGTCATCCGTCTCCGGTCACAGGTCAACGCCGCCGCCCGCAAGGTGCTGGGCGAGCGCGACTTCATCGAGATCGAGACCCCGACCCTGACGCGCTCGACTCCGGAAGGTGCGCGTGACTTCCTGGTGCCGGCGCGGCTGAGCCCGGGTTCGTGGTACGCCCTCCCGCAGTCCCCGCAGCTCTTCAAGCAGCTGCTCATGGTGGGCGGCATGGAGCGCTACTACCAGATCGCGCGCTGCTATCGCGACGAGGACTTCCGTGCCGACCGTCAGCCCGAGTTCACCCAGCTCGACATCGAGATGAGCTTCGTGGACCAGGAGGATGTCATCGAGCTCGGTGAGGCGATCGTCTCCGAGGTCTGGAAGCTCAAGGGCGTCGAGTTGACCACGCCGTTCCCGCGGATCACCTATCGGGATGCGATGGATCAGTACGGTTCCGACAAGCCCGATCTGCGCTTCGACAACAAGATCGTCGAGGTCACCGACTTCTTCGCCGACACGCCGTTCCGCGTGTTCCAGGCTCCCTATGTGGGCGCGGTCGTCATGCCGGGTGGGGCGTCCCAGCCGCGGCGTACCTTCGATGCCTGGCAGGAATGGGCCCGCCAGCGCGGAGCCAAGGGTCTGGCCTATGTGACCGTCGCCGAGGACGGCGAGCTGGGTGGTCCGGTCGCCAAGAACATCTCCGAGACCGAGCGCGCCGGGCTGGCCCAGAAGGTCGGCGCCAAGCCCGGTGACTGCATCTTCTTCGGAGCCGGTGCCCGCAAGTCCTCCCAGGAGCTGCTGGGTGCGGCGCGTCTCGAGATCGCCAAGCGCACGGACATGATCGACGAAGAGCAGTGGTCGTTCCTCTGGGTCGTGGACGCGCCGCTGTTCGAGCCGACCTCCGACGCTGTCGCCGCCGGTGACGTGGCCGTGGGTGGGGGAGCGTGGACCGCGGTCCACCACGCGTTCACGTCGCCTAAGCCGGAGTCGCTCGACACGTTCGACACCGATCCGGGCAGCGCGCTGGCGTACGCCTATGACATGGTCTGCAACGGCAACGAGATCGGCGGCGGCTCCATCCGTATCCATCGCCGTGACGTCCAGGAGCGCGTCTTCAAGGTCATGGGCATCGGCGAGGAAGAAGCGCAGGAGAAGTTCGGGTTCCTGCTCGACGCGTTCTCGTTCGGCGCCCCGCCCCACGGCGGCATCGCGTTCGGCTGGGACCGCATCGTGTCCCTGCTGGCCAAGACCGAGTCGATCCGAGACACCATCGCGTTCCCGAAGTCGGGCGGCGGGTTCGATCCGCTCACCCAGGCCCCGGCGCCCATCACCCCGCAGCAGCGTAAGGAAGCGGGTGTCGATGCGAAGCCCGAGAAGAAGGGCGAGGGCAAGGACGGGGAGCAGGAAGGCCCCGCGAAGGGTGCCGCGGTCGAGACCGACAAGGGCGTCCAGAAGCCCTGA
- a CDS encoding transposase: protein MTATTSRPVVIGMDPHKRSMTIEIMDRDETVLGTGRFTTDQAGVTAMLKHVRAWPQRVWAIEGSNGVGRPIATRLAMAGETVVDVPTKLSARVRVWACQMVCVRTRGSGPDGD, encoded by the coding sequence ATGACAGCCACGACGAGCCGCCCGGTGGTGATCGGGATGGATCCCCATAAACGATCGATGACGATCGAGATCATGGACCGCGACGAAACCGTTCTGGGCACGGGCCGGTTCACCACCGACCAGGCCGGAGTGACCGCGATGCTCAAGCACGTCAGGGCCTGGCCCCAGCGGGTCTGGGCGATCGAGGGCAGCAACGGGGTGGGTCGTCCGATCGCGACCCGGCTGGCCATGGCCGGGGAAACGGTGGTGGATGTGCCGACCAAACTGTCGGCCCGGGTCCGGGTCTGGGCGTGTCAGATGGTCTGTGTAAGGACTCGGGGTTCAGGACCTGACGGAGATTGA
- a CDS encoding IS256 family transposase, translated as MTMTKEHEDSVEPEARKLRRELFGEELLDQLMASVGERGVALTGEGGFLPEMIKAVLERGLQAELTEHLGYDKGDRAGHGSGNSRNGTSPKTVATEVGDLRLDQPRDRNSTFASALIPKGARRLGGLDEIIISLYAGGMTIRDIQHHLESTLGTELSHETISKITDAVADEVLTWQNRPLESFYPVIYLDALVVKIRDGAHVTNRHAHIAVGVDPDGVKHVLGIWVQANEGAKFWASVCAQLANRGVKDVLIVCCDGLTGFPEAIEATWPLAAVQTCVVHLIRASMRFVSYTDRKPVAAALKPIYTAANEDAALMAFTAFADSTWGKKYPAAVATWENAWDRFIPFLAFGPALRKVIYTTNSIESLNYQLRKVIKNRGHFPNDAAAVKLLWLAIRNIEDKRARERAKEAGVPKGKRKAPGKLVEGATIQGWKAALGELALVYPDRMNQYL; from the coding sequence ATGACCATGACGAAAGAGCACGAGGACTCGGTGGAGCCGGAGGCCCGCAAGTTGCGGCGGGAGTTGTTCGGTGAGGAGTTGTTGGATCAGTTGATGGCCTCGGTCGGTGAGCGCGGGGTCGCGTTGACCGGCGAGGGCGGGTTCTTGCCCGAGATGATCAAGGCCGTGCTGGAGCGGGGCCTTCAGGCGGAGCTGACCGAGCATCTCGGCTACGACAAGGGCGACCGGGCCGGACATGGCAGTGGGAACTCCCGGAACGGGACCAGCCCGAAAACGGTCGCGACCGAGGTTGGTGATCTGCGGCTGGACCAGCCGCGGGACCGTAACTCCACGTTCGCCTCGGCGTTGATCCCGAAGGGCGCGCGTCGTCTGGGCGGGCTGGATGAGATCATCATCTCGTTGTATGCCGGCGGGATGACGATCCGCGATATTCAGCATCATCTGGAATCGACCCTGGGCACGGAGTTGTCCCACGAGACGATTTCGAAGATCACCGACGCGGTCGCCGATGAGGTCCTCACCTGGCAGAACCGGCCGCTGGAGTCGTTCTACCCGGTCATCTATCTCGACGCGCTGGTGGTGAAGATCCGTGACGGCGCCCACGTCACCAACCGCCATGCCCATATCGCGGTCGGGGTCGACCCCGACGGGGTCAAACACGTCCTCGGGATCTGGGTCCAGGCGAATGAGGGCGCGAAGTTCTGGGCCTCGGTCTGTGCCCAGCTCGCGAACCGCGGCGTGAAGGACGTGCTGATCGTGTGCTGTGACGGGCTCACCGGCTTCCCCGAGGCGATCGAGGCGACCTGGCCCCTGGCAGCCGTGCAAACGTGTGTGGTGCATCTGATCCGGGCGTCGATGCGGTTCGTGTCCTACACCGACCGCAAGCCCGTCGCGGCCGCGTTGAAGCCGATCTACACCGCCGCGAACGAGGACGCCGCGCTGATGGCGTTCACCGCGTTTGCGGACTCGACCTGGGGCAAGAAATACCCCGCCGCAGTCGCGACCTGGGAGAACGCGTGGGACCGGTTCATCCCGTTCCTGGCGTTCGGCCCCGCACTGCGGAAGGTGATCTACACGACCAACAGCATCGAATCGCTGAACTACCAACTACGGAAAGTGATCAAGAACCGTGGCCATTTCCCCAACGACGCCGCGGCGGTGAAACTGCTCTGGCTGGCGATCCGCAACATCGAAGACAAACGCGCCCGTGAGCGGGCCAAGGAAGCCGGTGTCCCCAAAGGCAAACGCAAAGCACCCGGCAAACTCGTCGAAGGCGCGACCATCCAGGGCTGGAAAGCCGCCCTCGGCGAACTCGCCCTCGTCTACCCCGACCGCATGAACCAATACCTATAA
- a CDS encoding IS110 family transposase, which produces MTQITYTENLTSSRVYATGNARKTDDTDAHAIALAGVRVDQLRPVVPDETRTVLRILSDRRRALATDRTRTVAQLHHLLSELIPGGAPTRLSATRATALVQSVRARTASQKMLKRMARELIDDIRRIDQRKHALDLEITELVDTTGTRLMELCGIGPLGAASLLVEVGDITRFPTKAHFASWNGTAPIDASSGAHTRHRLSRAGNRRINSVLHTMGQTQRRLKIPEALKCYNQHHHGTHDELKAMRALKRRLSDIIYRTMINDALDTTRTGPGGHQDHDSHSSAAGSQPHTDSSDKPLHGPATNQPKPPLKHAS; this is translated from the coding sequence GTGACCCAGATCACTTACACAGAAAACTTGACAAGCTCCCGGGTCTATGCCACCGGTAATGCCCGCAAGACCGATGACACCGATGCCCATGCCATCGCGTTGGCCGGGGTCCGGGTCGACCAGCTCCGGCCGGTGGTGCCCGACGAAACCCGGACCGTGTTACGGATCCTGTCCGACCGGCGTCGAGCCCTGGCCACCGACCGCACCCGGACCGTGGCCCAGCTGCATCACCTGCTCAGCGAACTCATCCCGGGCGGGGCACCCACCCGCTTATCGGCGACCCGGGCCACCGCCCTGGTCCAGAGCGTGCGAGCCCGCACCGCGTCACAGAAAATGCTGAAACGGATGGCCCGGGAACTGATCGATGACATCCGCCGGATCGACCAGCGCAAACACGCCCTGGACCTCGAGATCACCGAGCTGGTCGACACCACCGGCACCCGGTTGATGGAACTATGCGGGATTGGCCCGCTCGGTGCGGCCTCGCTACTGGTCGAGGTCGGCGATATCACCCGGTTCCCCACGAAAGCCCACTTCGCGTCCTGGAACGGCACCGCCCCGATCGATGCCTCCTCCGGCGCCCACACCCGTCACCGGCTCTCCCGGGCAGGGAACCGGCGGATCAACTCCGTGCTCCACACCATGGGCCAGACCCAACGTCGGCTGAAAATCCCCGAAGCTCTGAAGTGCTACAACCAGCACCACCACGGAACCCACGACGAACTCAAAGCCATGCGAGCACTGAAACGACGCCTGTCCGACATCATCTACCGGACCATGATCAACGACGCCCTCGACACCACCAGGACGGGCCCGGGAGGGCACCAGGATCACGACTCTCACTCCAGCGCGGCCGGCTCACAACCCCACACCGACTCTTCGGACAAGCCTCTCCACGGACCCGCCACCAACCAGCCTAAACCACCCCTGAAACACGCCTCTTGA
- a CDS encoding ABC transporter substrate-binding protein, with product MKKSPARALGAIIATAALALTACGSGGTQTSGSTPGAGGADKEYKIGITQIVAHPSLDASREGFKKALADAGIEATYDENNAQGEPATATSIAGKLNTGNFDLILAIATPTAQATAQVVTNKPILFTAVTDPVAAELVESNEKPGANVTGTTDMNPVADQIKLIKRIKPDARTVGVIYSSGEVNSAVQVEAAKAAAQAEGLTLEEKTITNTGEVAQAAASLNTDAIYVPTDNNVVSGLAAVVQVAEQKKIPLIVGEGDSVEGGGLATIGIDYEKLGYQTGEMAVRILKDGANPADMPVESQKEFVTTINTKAAERMGVELPADLVAEATDVG from the coding sequence ATGAAGAAGTCGCCCGCACGCGCCCTTGGCGCGATTATTGCTACCGCCGCACTGGCGCTCACCGCCTGCGGATCGGGTGGCACCCAGACCTCCGGCAGCACTCCCGGGGCCGGGGGCGCCGACAAGGAATACAAGATCGGGATCACCCAGATCGTCGCCCACCCGTCGCTGGACGCCTCGCGTGAAGGCTTCAAGAAGGCCCTGGCCGATGCCGGCATCGAGGCCACCTATGACGAGAACAACGCCCAGGGCGAGCCGGCGACTGCCACGTCCATCGCCGGCAAGCTCAACACCGGCAACTTCGACCTGATCCTCGCGATCGCCACGCCGACGGCCCAGGCGACTGCCCAGGTGGTCACCAACAAGCCGATCCTGTTCACCGCGGTCACCGACCCGGTCGCGGCCGAGCTGGTCGAGAGCAACGAGAAGCCCGGTGCCAACGTCACCGGCACGACCGACATGAACCCCGTGGCCGACCAGATCAAGCTGATCAAGCGCATCAAGCCGGACGCCAGGACCGTGGGTGTGATCTACAGCTCCGGTGAGGTCAACTCCGCCGTCCAGGTGGAGGCCGCCAAGGCCGCTGCCCAGGCCGAGGGCCTGACTCTGGAGGAAAAGACCATCACCAACACCGGTGAGGTCGCCCAGGCCGCCGCGTCGCTGAACACGGACGCGATCTATGTGCCGACCGACAACAACGTCGTCTCCGGCCTCGCTGCCGTCGTGCAGGTCGCCGAGCAGAAGAAGATCCCGCTCATCGTGGGTGAGGGCGACTCGGTCGAGGGTGGCGGTCTGGCCACGATCGGCATCGACTACGAGAAGCTCGGTTATCAGACCGGCGAGATGGCTGTCCGCATCCTCAAGGACGGCGCCAACCCGGCCGATATGCCGGTCGAGTCCCAGAAGGAATTCGTCACGACCATCAACACCAAGGCTGCCGAGCGCATGGGCGTCGAGCTGCCCGCCGACCTCGTCGCCGAGGCCACCGACGTCGGCTGA
- a CDS encoding ABC transporter permease: MIQTLLNQGLSAADLGLIFGIMALGVYITFRVLNFPDLTVDGSFTTGAAVAASAILGGVNPWVATMFGFVAGAAAGLITGLLHTKGKINPLLAGILTQIALYSINLRIMGKANLPMLRAETTMSEMRRAGLFGTWASVGIFVAVVIVVLIITNWFLSTDTGLALQATGDNEAMIRAQGVSTDNMKILGLVVSNALVGLSGAMMAQYQGYADIGMGIGLIVAGLASVIIGQAILPARHFAVATAAVVLGSVIYREVIQLALSAGFDPNDMKLISAVLVVLALLLPRLTIFKRWAARRKQQQMLKAAGGAYQPAMAGAPARPPGQPGLEPTNEELSKRGEQ; the protein is encoded by the coding sequence ATGATCCAGACCCTTCTCAATCAGGGCCTTTCGGCCGCTGATCTCGGGCTGATCTTCGGGATCATGGCCTTGGGCGTGTACATCACGTTTCGCGTCCTCAACTTCCCCGACCTGACCGTCGACGGCAGCTTCACCACTGGAGCTGCCGTCGCGGCGTCGGCGATCCTCGGCGGGGTCAACCCGTGGGTGGCCACGATGTTCGGTTTCGTGGCGGGGGCGGCGGCCGGTCTGATCACCGGCCTCCTGCACACCAAGGGCAAGATCAACCCGCTGCTCGCGGGCATCCTGACCCAGATTGCGCTCTATTCGATCAATCTGCGGATCATGGGCAAGGCCAACCTGCCGATGCTCCGTGCCGAGACGACGATGTCGGAGATGCGCCGGGCCGGGCTGTTCGGCACCTGGGCATCAGTGGGCATCTTCGTCGCCGTGGTGATCGTCGTCCTGATCATCACCAACTGGTTCCTGTCGACCGACACCGGCCTGGCGCTTCAGGCCACGGGCGACAACGAGGCCATGATCCGCGCCCAGGGCGTGTCGACCGACAACATGAAGATCCTCGGTCTCGTGGTCAGCAACGCCCTCGTCGGCCTGTCGGGGGCGATGATGGCGCAATACCAGGGGTACGCCGACATCGGCATGGGCATCGGCCTCATCGTCGCCGGTCTGGCCTCGGTGATCATCGGCCAAGCCATCCTGCCCGCCCGACACTTCGCGGTCGCCACCGCAGCCGTCGTCCTCGGCTCGGTCATCTATCGCGAGGTCATCCAGCTCGCGCTGTCGGCCGGTTTCGACCCGAACGACATGAAGCTCATCTCGGCCGTGCTCGTGGTGCTCGCGCTCCTGCTCCCGCGCCTGACGATCTTCAAACGCTGGGCGGCCCGGCGCAAGCAGCAACAGATGCTCAAGGCCGCAGGTGGGGCGTACCAACCGGCCATGGCCGGCGCCCCCGCGAGACCGCCGGGTCAGCCCGGGCTCGAACCCACCAACGAGGAACTCTCGAAGAGGGGGGAGCAGTAG
- a CDS encoding ABC transporter ATP-binding protein: MLELRDVKKVFFPHTPNERVALDNVSLRLEERDFVTVIGSNGAGKSTLLNIVAGVYRPDAGQVHIDNTDVTRQPDHKVARYVGRVFQDPMAGTCPNGTVEQNLSMAYSRGKRRGLRQSLTKAKRAVFREELQALELGLENRLKVDVGLLSGGQRQALSLLMATFSNPRILLLDEHTAALDPSRAELITELTEKAVDRYELTTLMVTHNMAQALRLGNRLIMMHAGRIVFELSGEDKKNATVQDLLNEFAKLKVMTDRTLLT, translated from the coding sequence ATGCTGGAACTTCGCGATGTGAAGAAGGTCTTCTTCCCCCATACGCCGAATGAGCGGGTGGCTCTCGACAACGTGTCGCTGCGCCTCGAGGAGCGCGACTTCGTCACGGTCATCGGCTCCAACGGTGCCGGCAAATCGACGCTGCTCAACATCGTGGCGGGGGTCTATCGCCCCGACGCCGGCCAGGTGCACATCGACAACACCGATGTCACGCGCCAGCCCGACCACAAGGTCGCCCGTTATGTCGGGCGCGTGTTCCAGGACCCGATGGCCGGCACCTGTCCCAACGGGACGGTCGAGCAGAACCTGTCGATGGCCTATTCGCGTGGCAAGCGGCGCGGTCTGCGGCAGTCGCTCACCAAGGCGAAGCGGGCGGTGTTCCGCGAGGAGCTGCAGGCGCTCGAGCTCGGTCTCGAGAACCGGCTCAAAGTCGATGTCGGCCTGCTGTCGGGCGGTCAGCGCCAGGCCCTGAGCCTGCTGATGGCGACGTTCAGCAACCCCCGCATCCTGCTGCTCGACGAGCACACGGCTGCTCTCGACCCGTCCCGCGCCGAGCTCATCACCGAACTCACCGAGAAGGCCGTCGATCGTTATGAGCTCACCACGCTCATGGTGACCCACAACATGGCCCAGGCCCTGCGGCTCGGCAACCGGCTCATCATGATGCACGCCGGCCGGATCGTCTTCGAACTCTCCGGTGAGGACAAGAAGAACGCCACGGTGCAGGACCTGCTCAACGAGTTCGCCAAGCTCAAGGTCATGACGGACCGTACGCTCCTGACGTGA
- a CDS encoding VOC family protein, whose product MDLGVTLDVGANTMRWITVGPPGQPDTNIVLQPPVCDPGISQAEAQLIADLMAKGTYAGVNLACDDLDGLFERLAGAEVEVVQEPKNQDYGIRDFVVRDPAGNLIRVQEKG is encoded by the coding sequence TTGGATTTGGGGGTAACGCTCGACGTCGGAGCCAACACGATGCGCTGGATCACCGTCGGCCCGCCCGGTCAGCCCGACACCAACATCGTGTTGCAGCCCCCGGTCTGTGACCCGGGGATCAGCCAGGCCGAGGCCCAGCTGATCGCGGACCTGATGGCGAAGGGCACCTATGCCGGCGTCAATCTCGCCTGCGATGATCTCGACGGACTTTTCGAGCGTCTGGCGGGCGCCGAGGTGGAGGTCGTCCAGGAGCCGAAGAATCAGGACTACGGCATCCGCGACTTCGTCGTGCGGGACCCGGCCGGAAACCTCATTCGCGTCCAGGAGAAAGGGTGA